The genome window CGAAGCCGTCAGCACCTGCCCGTTACATCGCAAAGGCGTCATTGTGCGCCCTCTCGTAGTTGACGAATTTATTAAAGTTTTTCAGGAAGACCAGTTCTACTGTACCTACCGGACCGTTACGCTGTTTGGCGATAATGATCTCGATAATATTTTTCTTTTCGGTATCCTGATTATAGTAGTCATCCCGGTAGAGGAACGCTACGATGTCGGCATCTTGCTCAATCGAACCCGATTCCCGCAAGTCACTCATCATTGGACGTTTATCCTGACGCTGCTCTACACCCCGGCTCAGCTGAGACAAGGCGATAACTGGAACTTCCAGTTCCCGGCCAATTTGCTTCAGTGTACGTGAGATCTCGGATACCTCTTGTTGACGGTTCTCCCCGGCTTTGCCGCGTCCACTAATCAATTGAAGGTAGTCAATCAGTATCATACCCAGACCCTTCTCCTTCTTCAGACGACGGCATTTGGCACGAATATCGGCTACCGTGATACCAGGTGTATCATCGATATAGATATTAGCTTCGTTGAGAGCTGCGATACCCATCGTCAGCTTCTGCCAATCTTCATCCCCTTTGAATTCCCCTGTACGAAGAACTCCCGCGTCCAGGTTAGCTTCCGCACAGATCATCCGTTGTACGAGCTGTGCAGCCGACATCTCCAGACTGAAGATGGCTACCGTTTCTTGCGCCCGGATGCCTACATTCTGGGCAATATTCAAGGCGAAGGCCGTCTTACCTACGGATGGACGCGCCGCTACAATGATCAAGTCACTGCGCTGGAAGCCGGCAGTCATCTTGTCCAAATCGATGAAGCCGGAAGGGATACCAGTTGTCGTTCCCCGATTCTGA of Paenibacillus sp. FSL R5-0517 contains these proteins:
- the dnaB gene encoding replicative DNA helicase, with protein sequence MGGEMLFDRIPPQNLEAEQAVLGAILLQGEALITAMERVQTEDFYDKPHQLIFEAMIQLGEGNQPIDLVTLTSLLKDKGELEDIGGVSYLAKLAHGVPTAANVDYYAQIIEEKSMLRRLIRTATQIVSEGYTGGEDVAAMLGEAERRILEISNRRSSSGFIAIQDVLMEVFDKVETLHQNRGTTTGIPSGFIDLDKMTAGFQRSDLIIVAARPSVGKTAFALNIAQNVGIRAQETVAIFSLEMSAAQLVQRMICAEANLDAGVLRTGEFKGDEDWQKLTMGIAALNEANIYIDDTPGITVADIRAKCRRLKKEKGLGMILIDYLQLISGRGKAGENRQQEVSEISRTLKQIGRELEVPVIALSQLSRGVEQRQDKRPMMSDLRESGSIEQDADIVAFLYRDDYYNQDTEKKNIIEIIIAKQRNGPVGTVELVFLKNFNKFVNYERAHNDAFAM